aaaaattaaaatgtaatttttttttttgaaaaatatgttcatgaacatacaagaaaaaaaattaaattcaaatGTCGAGATTCTTATAGAAAAATAATACGTCGATTATCTTTCTTTCTATACGGATACATACGTTATGCAAACTTTTTAACTACAACATGTTGGCATGTTCTTACTTGTTACAATACTTGTTTACTGCGAAACCTTTTTGTCTTTCACCAAGTAGTTGGAATAGTCATGCAGgattaaaacatgttttttttattgggaaaattattattttagagcaaaaaaaatgataactatgtccaTTTAGATTAATCTCTATTTTTTGCCTTTTTTTCCTATAACACcctttaatatatttgaaaataaatttaataaatagctttacaaataaaaaatttttggaaaaatagtaacttttgataaaatacctatataaacttagtggtatttttccagttataaaaaagttgaaatcataaatttcatattatgttctaaataaagtagaaatgacattctacgaattagaaaacgaaatccacttttttcattgaatctataatgtttagaatacgtgatctacgtaaataggagtattctaaaaatatttagaatacacattacGTGCTTAACCTACCgttctaaaatctttagaaatcaaaatcaacacattaatataaatctaaaacacgtagaaaccgacttctacagatttactataaatctaaaacaagtagaaatcaaaatctacacattaccaTAATTGTAAAAAACCgtagaaaccgatttctacagattagctgtattctacggataagaaatcagttcctaaaaatatggaaataaaatatttgggaatattcacttttatattttgtaaaaaaatcgatttaaaaaaaaaactaaaaatgaactaaaaaaacgaaaaaaaaaccttggtaatcccctatatattatttgtgaaacattgcaacttctttttgtagccatgtgtcatcactagaataattcttagaataattagagaaatatgttggtccatctaattatataataagctttttattaaactaaccataaattgattattaatgtcatttattatttccttaaataaagattacgaaTTGCcaaatgtggctaaagtatatatgacaattaatgattttgaataataaagatctgataaaaaaataatgtatcttctatcaattttttttaattttaaactattaaaataatttaaaaaaatcacaataaccatattataaaaatttagatttttctgtatatgttatattttgaattttaaaaaacgactataaattactaaaactgttaaaagtctcacattcaaattttgcaatccattgtttaaattttttgttatgacaaaatacaaatgattacaaaattatataaataaaagtctaatttaattaatcattaagatttaaaatatatatgtatatatatcattctaaattaaactataaaccatattgaataaataaatattttaatttcaaaatttactttgaataattttttttataaaagttttgaactaacattgataattgtttttaaattataaattactaaaattattaatccaacaatgaaaattttgttatcagtaatttaaagtttttactattaaagatggacatgatcaaaaaaacatatgagtagaaagcatcatttaatagaccttaatattaaaaatatactatgtatgttaatatcatttaaatttaattacatatcctatcaaattttttaaaaaattgtttggattaataaaattgatttatacgttcgcaccaatttaattatatatgtaatagttactgacttttaattattcaatatatatttattatttcataatatgtaagaacatataatacataaaataatttatatatataatgtttatcccgcgcaaggcgcggatcttaatctagtgaGTTAGGGTTTATGAACTTGAGTGAGACTTTGATTATCTCCCCTTTTGTTCGTGAATGAGAAATTATGGGTTTCATCCCAAAGAAATCGActttaaagagttgaaatcatgcttggtcggttcaaatcaagtgggaatTAATCCGGATATAAtcgaagaaaaccaaaaaatcgaTTTGAGATACTTTCCTGggcacgggatcgatcgatctgtattgagagatcggtcgatctatataaatcgaccttcgccgatcgagtgaaatggaccaggtcgatcagtatatactccgcgtttttttgttctgcataatgatcgagatcgatcgatccgttggACCTTCTAAATTCGGATCGATCGGTCCCGCATGATCgaactaattatatattttatttaaaaaattacaattttaagggcattactaccattttgaaaaaaattagtctagtgggacataaaataataaagattagTCTAAAAagacatagttaccatttttttgttctaaaaaaaacaattttcccttttttcttttggtttttagtttgaTACATGTATAGTAAAAAGAACTGTATAGTAAAAAGAATTGTGATAACTTATTTGTAAATCACTTAGATAACTATCAACGTTTCGTACATTCTCTTAACTGAAATATAAGGAACTGAGAAAAACCCCAAACAAATGCTAAAGCCACACGATTAATTACTGTCGGAGACATCCGCACACTACGCCACTAAGAAAAATTTGGTCATGTCATGACGTGTCTCCGTCACTATCGTCGCCACATAAACTTACAAAActcaataacaaaaaataaacaataaactgACAAAACTCTTCCACAGGTAGCGTGCTTTGTTTTTTAGGTCGGTACAAACCTTAATGCTCTCTGCCTTTCATTATTAATTAACAACAAGCTAGCAAATACCAATTTTTCATAATACTTAATTCCcagtaaaaaaacaattttgaccATCATATTAATAACAATATTCTCTGTTACAAAATTACACAGTTTCTTAAGCAAACAATTGTTTAGCTTCGAAGTGCCAAGTGCCAAGTGCCAAGCTACCGTCAACACCGTCCCACGGCGTTCTGTAGGACCCACCACTGCCACGAACACAACCAAATTTTATTTCTGATGTGTTGAGAGACTGGTTCGAGATTTGCAGCAGACAAATCTCAGAATCAGACACCAAGACAATGTCAAAGCAATGGCTAAGACTTTCCCGCTACACAATCCAGCAAGAGAAATTACTATCAGAACAATCACTTTAGTTAGATCCCCTTTTGATCCAGATTCTCCCTCCTCTTCACAGCTCTCCAGCAACTGCGGAGGATTCGAACGAGTCTCGTCTCTCTCAGATATTTGGCTCTCGATTCTATCCTCGGAATACAAACTTGACACTTCCGTCACAGACTCATCATCATCCTGAACTATCTCTACCTCTACTCCTTCagcttcttgtttttctttcttcttcttcttataacTCCTCAACTTCTTCGGCACGATCTTGGACTTAAGCTTCGCGCTTTTACTCTTCTCCTTCGTCAACACCACATCTCTCTCCTCCGGAGCAGGAAATTGAATCTCCTCAATGCAATCTCTTGAGTCTTGAAAGCTTTCGATGATTTCAAAAGAGACcttgttctttctttcttcaccGTTCTTCTTCCCTATGAGCTTCGCGTCGGAGCAGGGATAGATGAGCGTGAATACACGCGCCACTGCTAGCTCGAGGAAGAGGAGGGCGAATGCTGAGATAGTGGTCCCCACGGCAACCTTTTTCGTGCTCAAGGCGAGCACAACCACCATCAAAACGCAACATCCTCCGCAGCGATTACCGCCGTTTCCGACGCCGTGGTTGGTGTCCCCGTCGTGCCTATTCTCCGATGTCAAACCGCTGCCATTGACCAAACTTTCATCGATCTTACTCGCCGTGAGATCCTCCGTAACCGACGCTGGATCAAGTTTCTGAGGAAGAGGCGGAGACAAGACACGCGGTCGTGTCGTATGAGCGGTTTGTGTCTGGGCTTTGCTGTTGCGTTTTGAAGAGGATTTCTTGAGACGATGGCGATTCTTAACGAAGAGATCGATGAGAGAAGTTGGGAAACCAGTCTCCACGAAGAGAGATCCGCCGTGTTTGGGAGATTGCTGGAGGTCCGATACCAATCTGGAGATCCGACCCGATTTCGATTTCTTCCAAGGCAAATGCATGACGATTAAGACAAGGACACGGAAAGGAAAGAGATTTGTAATAACGTCTTTCGCAGAACCCAGAGAAAAGGGTTTGTCGAAGATGTTGTCGGAAGATCAAAACCATTTAAGAAGACATGGGAGAAAGAAAAAGGCAGAGAAAGACAATTAATGGAGAAAGTGAACAAGGCGAACTATATGATGAGGAAGCCGCTATAAAGACATTACAGTACGACGCGTGccttaacaaaattatttatatgtactttttaaattaatcatttagttaatttctttttctatatatgtaGTGTACAACTGTACCACACAGTACTAGGTAGATTTTAAGATTTAGCATTTGAACCGAACCAATTAAAACCCATACTTAAATTCGAATCAAGATATCAATAACCGATGACGTACATTTAACCTTTTCAAACCGACTGGTGTGAATTTAAGAAACGCCCGATATGAATTTAAGAAACTTAGGCATTCTCATTAGGCCTGGGATAGATCAGCCCGGAAAATTTAGGGTATCCAAATCCGaggattaattaatttaatatacagATCCAGATTCGTGGTTTTTGGATATTCTAAATTTACGGATACCCGCGGATATATAGATCCGGatccataaaaataattaaaaaatatttttttaataaattactatttcttttaaataatacttaaatcaaatatttatttaagatttacatatatatatatatgatattttaaaaattaaactataatattataggactaatttatgtataaatattaatatatcaaatataaatatcaatgaaatttaaaaatttaatatattttaaaaataagaatccggatatccggatccgtattcggttttggcggatctaagattttactatccggattcggatccgagCATTCTGGATATTCTATTTTCAGAGCGGATCCGAAACGGATCTCAGATCGGATCTCCGGATCTCGGATCTCAAATCGGATCTCCGGGTCCCAGATAATAATCCCATGCCTaattctcatcaatgaatgtatGCATGAGCTTTTCTtggttaaattaataaaataaattggaaaaagaaaaataaagagacATGAGAGACttacaattttaaaaactcaaatAAATTTGTTACtttattattag
The window above is part of the Brassica napus cultivar Da-Ae chromosome C3, Da-Ae, whole genome shotgun sequence genome. Proteins encoded here:
- the LOC106389888 gene encoding uncharacterized protein LOC106389888, which encodes MHLPWKKSKSGRISRLVSDLQQSPKHGGSLFVETGFPTSLIDLFVKNRHRLKKSSSKRNSKAQTQTAHTTRPRVLSPPLPQKLDPASVTEDLTASKIDESLVNGSGLTSENRHDGDTNHGVGNGGNRCGGCCVLMVVVLALSTKKVAVGTTISAFALLFLELAVARVFTLIYPCSDAKLIGKKNGEERKNKVSFEIIESFQDSRDCIEEIQFPAPEERDVVLTKEKSKSAKLKSKIVPKKLRSYKKKKKEKQEAEGVEVEIVQDDDESVTEVSSLYSEDRIESQISERDETRSNPPQLLESCEEEGESGSKGDLTKVIVLIVISLAGLCSGKVLAIALTLSWCLILRFVCCKSRTSLSTHQK